The Lactobacillus sp. ESL0680 genome has a segment encoding these proteins:
- a CDS encoding 8-oxo-dGTP diphosphatase yields MDRTERVTLTNMCMITKDDKILVLNRNDPTWPGLTFPGGHVEAHESFHDSVVREVKEETNLTITKPRLAGIKQFYDDNSDRYIVLFYIANNFTGNVKASNEGALTWMTKDELMSHQLAYNFDRDLQVYFNEQTYEHLLDGDRDELF; encoded by the coding sequence ATGGATCGAACCGAACGTGTTACGTTAACCAATATGTGTATGATAACTAAAGACGACAAGATTTTAGTCTTAAACCGCAATGACCCCACGTGGCCTGGGCTAACCTTCCCTGGCGGTCACGTGGAGGCACACGAATCATTCCACGATTCAGTTGTCCGTGAAGTTAAAGAAGAAACAAACTTAACAATTACTAAGCCGCGTTTAGCTGGAATTAAGCAATTTTATGATGATAATAGTGACCGCTACATTGTATTGTTTTATATCGCCAATAATTTTACTGGTAATGTTAAAGCTTCAAACGAAGGTGCTCTAACTTGGATGACCAAGGATGAATTAATGAGCCACCAACTTGCCTACAACTTTGATCGGGATTTACAAGTTTACTTTAATGAGCAAACTTATGAGCACTTGCTCGACGGTGACCGTGACGAATTATTTTAA
- the glyQ gene encoding glycine--tRNA ligase subunit alpha — protein MAKKKLTIQEMIFKLEEFWSSKGCMIMPSYDVEKGAGTMSPYTFLRAVGPEPWAACYVEPSRRPADGRYGDNPNRLFQHHQFQAVIKPAPENIQQYYLDSLKVLGINPLEHDIRFVEDNWENPSMGCAGVGWEVWLDGMEVSQFTYFQTVGELDVKPTMSEITYGVERLASYIQDVNSVFDLEWGNGVLYRDIFKEAEYEHSKYAFEESNQENLLKSFDVYEKTAKRLLSQNLVQPAYDYILKCSHTFNLLDARGAVSVTERAGYLARIRNLAHEVAVCFVQEREKRGFPLLKNAEDKKAGLEND, from the coding sequence ATGGCAAAGAAAAAATTAACAATTCAAGAAATGATTTTTAAATTGGAAGAATTTTGGTCTTCCAAGGGTTGTATGATTATGCCGTCATACGATGTTGAAAAAGGGGCCGGAACAATGAGCCCATATACTTTTTTACGAGCAGTAGGTCCTGAGCCATGGGCAGCATGTTATGTTGAACCATCAAGACGACCAGCAGATGGCCGTTATGGTGATAACCCTAACCGATTGTTCCAACACCATCAATTCCAAGCAGTAATTAAGCCAGCTCCGGAAAATATCCAACAATACTATCTGGATAGCTTGAAGGTATTAGGCATTAATCCCTTAGAACACGATATTCGCTTCGTTGAAGATAACTGGGAGAACCCATCAATGGGTTGTGCCGGTGTTGGTTGGGAAGTTTGGCTTGACGGGATGGAAGTTAGTCAATTTACTTACTTCCAAACTGTCGGTGAACTTGACGTTAAGCCAACTATGAGTGAAATTACTTATGGGGTTGAACGACTTGCTTCTTATATTCAAGACGTTAATTCCGTTTTTGACCTCGAATGGGGCAATGGCGTACTTTATCGTGACATCTTTAAAGAAGCAGAATATGAACATTCTAAGTATGCCTTTGAAGAATCAAACCAAGAGAATTTGTTAAAATCCTTCGATGTTTACGAAAAAACGGCAAAACGCTTGTTAAGTCAAAACTTAGTTCAACCTGCTTATGATTACATTTTGAAGTGTTCGCATACCTTTAACTTGCTTGATGCGCGCGGTGCCGTTTCGGTTACTGAACGTGCAGGTTATTTGGCGCGAATCCGTAATTTAGCCCATGAAGTAGCTGTTTGCTTTGTTCAAGAACGTGAAAAGCGCGGCTTTCCATTATTAAAAAATGCAGAAGACAAGAAGGCGGGGCTTGAAAATGACTAA
- the rpoD gene encoding RNA polymerase sigma factor RpoD: MVEKKNTNQEEELSLDKVVKKIVKEVKKDKAITEEEFTKQLIKPYKLQGKAVDQLVQEFEDNGISIVDEKGEPSKLALKKQKDVEKAELKDMSAPSSVRMNDPVRMYLKEIGRVPLLNADQEISLAKRIEKGDEEAKQELAEANLRLVVSIAKRYVGRGMSFLDLIQEGNMGLMKAVDKFDYSLGFKFSTYATWWIRQAITRAIADQARTIRIPVHMVETINKLIRIQRQLLQDLGREPVPEEIGAEMDMPTSKVRDILKIAQEPVSLETPIGEEDDSHLGDFIKDKDATSPEQHASYEMLKEQLEEVLDTLTDREENVLRLRFGLDDGRTRTLEEVGKVFGVTRERIRQIEAKALRKLRHPSRSNQLRDFLD, translated from the coding sequence GTGGTAGAAAAGAAAAACACTAACCAAGAAGAAGAACTATCATTAGACAAGGTAGTTAAAAAAATTGTCAAAGAAGTTAAAAAAGACAAGGCAATTACCGAAGAAGAATTTACTAAGCAGTTAATTAAGCCGTATAAACTGCAGGGTAAGGCAGTCGATCAATTGGTACAAGAGTTCGAGGACAACGGTATCAGTATCGTTGATGAAAAGGGCGAACCTTCAAAATTAGCCTTGAAAAAGCAAAAAGATGTTGAAAAGGCTGAATTGAAAGACATGTCTGCACCATCAAGTGTGCGCATGAACGACCCGGTTCGGATGTATCTGAAAGAAATTGGTCGGGTACCACTTCTTAATGCTGACCAAGAAATTTCTTTGGCTAAGAGAATTGAAAAGGGCGACGAAGAAGCTAAGCAAGAATTAGCAGAAGCTAACTTGCGGTTAGTTGTTTCCATTGCTAAACGTTATGTCGGCCGAGGAATGTCGTTTCTTGATTTAATTCAAGAAGGTAACATGGGCTTAATGAAGGCTGTTGACAAATTCGATTATAGCCTTGGATTTAAGTTTTCAACCTATGCAACTTGGTGGATTAGACAAGCAATTACGCGTGCGATTGCCGATCAAGCACGGACAATCAGAATCCCAGTTCACATGGTTGAAACCATTAACAAATTGATTCGGATTCAGCGGCAATTATTGCAAGACTTGGGTCGTGAACCAGTACCTGAAGAAATTGGTGCCGAAATGGACATGCCAACAAGTAAGGTGCGCGATATCTTGAAGATTGCACAGGAGCCGGTATCTCTTGAAACACCGATTGGTGAAGAAGACGATTCACACTTAGGTGACTTCATCAAGGATAAGGATGCCACTAGTCCTGAACAACATGCTTCTTACGAAATGCTCAAAGAGCAATTGGAAGAAGTCCTTGATACCTTGACTGACCGTGAAGAAAATGTTTTGCGGTTGCGGTTTGGTCTTGATGATGGCCGGACACGCACACTTGAGGAAGTTGGCAAAGTCTTTGGCGTTACCCGTGAACGGATTCGTCAGATTGAGGCTAAGGCTTTGCGCAAGTTGCGTCATCCTAGCCGTTCTAACCAATTACGTGACTTTTTAGATTAA
- the recO gene encoding DNA repair protein RecO, whose product MTRELKEVQGIIFKRQKFKEADLLAKIITKENGIITMIARGALRPKSKLGAALLNFSYGTYIIYTSGQGLSNLRTYKEVKQFDGLFNDLTKNAYASFILDLVDHAFVEYQPLGKYYSLTEFALQKINAGIDPEMITQICQMQLLDAYGVAPELRSCVICGKKRGVFDYSIKRGGIICSDHFYQETSRMHLEPKETAVLRTIGLLPIERLGSIAVNDATKRATRKAIDRIYQETVDLNLKTKKFLDELKLF is encoded by the coding sequence ATGACACGTGAACTTAAAGAAGTTCAAGGCATTATTTTTAAGCGCCAAAAATTTAAAGAAGCAGATTTACTAGCCAAGATCATTACCAAAGAAAATGGCATTATTACGATGATTGCTCGTGGAGCATTGCGACCTAAATCAAAATTAGGGGCAGCCCTACTCAATTTTTCTTACGGAACGTATATTATTTATACGAGTGGCCAAGGCTTAAGTAATTTGCGCACTTATAAAGAAGTAAAGCAATTTGATGGGTTATTTAACGATTTAACCAAGAATGCTTATGCTTCTTTTATTTTAGACTTGGTTGACCATGCTTTTGTGGAATATCAGCCTCTTGGTAAGTATTATTCATTGACCGAATTTGCCTTGCAGAAGATTAACGCTGGTATTGATCCAGAAATGATTACGCAAATTTGTCAAATGCAGCTTTTGGACGCTTATGGGGTTGCCCCAGAATTACGTAGTTGCGTTATTTGCGGCAAAAAGCGCGGCGTTTTTGATTATTCAATTAAGCGCGGCGGCATTATTTGCAGTGACCATTTTTATCAAGAAACCAGTCGTATGCATTTAGAGCCGAAAGAAACAGCAGTTTTACGAACAATTGGCTTACTGCCGATTGAACGCTTAGGATCAATTGCAGTTAATGATGCAACTAAAAGAGCAACTCGCAAAGCCATTGACCGCATTTATCAAGAAACTGTTGATCTAAATCTAAAGACGAAGAAGTTCTTAGATGAATTAAAATTATTTTGA
- the era gene encoding GTPase Era, with translation MTENKKNKSGFVALVGRPNVGKSTLMNNLVGQKVAITSNKPQTTRDKISGIYTTDDMQVVFVDTPGIFKPHLKLDDYMDKASVSSLNDVDLVLFMVEPEKMGKGDEYIIDLLKQVKVPVFLVINKVDQVNPNNLLPIIDSYRKLDLFKEFLPISATQGVGITDLIATLHQYLPEGPDYYDPEQITDRPEYFMVAELVREQILKLTAEEVPHAAAVWVERMNQHEKGKLQIEATIYVEKDGQKGIIIGKGGKMLKQIGINSRRQIENLLGEKVNLHLWVKVQRNWRSDPSFLKQIGYDKKALS, from the coding sequence ATGACTGAAAATAAGAAAAATAAATCTGGTTTTGTTGCATTAGTCGGGCGACCAAACGTTGGTAAATCAACTTTAATGAATAATTTGGTTGGTCAAAAGGTGGCAATTACTTCTAATAAGCCGCAGACTACCCGGGATAAGATTTCTGGTATTTATACAACAGATGACATGCAAGTTGTCTTTGTTGATACACCAGGGATCTTTAAGCCGCATCTTAAACTGGATGATTACATGGATAAAGCCAGCGTTTCTAGTTTAAACGATGTTGACCTAGTATTATTTATGGTTGAACCCGAAAAAATGGGTAAGGGTGACGAATATATCATCGACTTGTTAAAACAAGTTAAGGTACCTGTCTTTTTGGTAATCAACAAGGTCGACCAAGTTAATCCGAATAACTTACTGCCAATTATTGATTCTTATCGCAAACTTGATTTGTTCAAGGAATTTTTACCAATTTCCGCAACTCAAGGAGTTGGTATTACCGACTTGATTGCTACTTTACACCAATATTTACCTGAAGGTCCCGATTATTATGATCCTGAACAGATTACTGATCGTCCCGAATACTTTATGGTTGCAGAATTAGTGCGTGAACAAATTCTGAAGTTAACCGCTGAAGAAGTACCGCACGCTGCAGCCGTTTGGGTTGAACGGATGAACCAGCACGAGAAGGGCAAATTGCAAATCGAAGCAACGATTTATGTTGAAAAAGATGGGCAAAAGGGAATTATTATTGGCAAGGGCGGTAAAATGCTCAAGCAAATTGGTATTAATTCCCGCCGTCAAATCGAAAATTTGCTCGGTGAAAAGGTTAATTTACATTTATGGGTTAAAGTGCAACGTAATTGGCGGTCTGACCCAAGCTTTTTGAAGCAAATCGGTTATGACAAGAAGGCACTCTCATAA
- the glyS gene encoding glycine--tRNA ligase subunit beta, with translation MTKNYLFEIGIEEMPAHVVSKSVKQLADRTSKFLKENGLKFKNIKTYSTPRRLTIVVEELAEKQVDIDEIKKGPAKKIAQDADGNWTKAAQGFARGQGMTTDDIYFEELKGTKYAYVHVKQEGKQASDILLGMSDIIKSMTFPTKMRWDSHDFEFVRPIHWLVSLFGSDVIPVKILDITAGRKTEGHRFLGDSVVLASADDYEEALKDQFVIVDADERKEMIVQQMNDLVEKNDWQIKLDKNLLEEVTNLVEYPTVFAGTFDEKYLEMPQEVLITSMKDNQRYFEVYDKQGQLINHFIAVRNGNKDYLDNVISGNEKVLVARLDDAQFFYDEDRKYPLSHFVQRLNNVSFHDKIGSMAEKTQRVRIIGDFLAEKWNLDKQTVTDFDRASELYKFDLVTQMVGEFAELQGIMGMHYARLAGENEDVAVAIKEHYMPLSAEGQLPQTTVGALLSVADKLDTIITFFAAGMIPTSSNDPYALRRYAYGIVRILLNQEWSLPFNQVLPQIVSLLDGKTAAKMPKSESQDEEIASFIRDRINQYLQKNKFKYDIIDAVLASSQQDPIQILTAATVLQSHHDDEQFKPVVESLTRINNILKKAKFKGQIAINPDLFDDATETELYAGVQNLQELTDLTELYNGFVKLQPVIDRYFDTNMIMAKDEAVKNNRLAQLSAVGDLAERLGDLSKLVIK, from the coding sequence ATGACTAAAAACTATTTGTTTGAAATTGGAATTGAAGAAATGCCAGCACACGTTGTTTCAAAAAGTGTGAAGCAACTAGCTGACAGAACCAGCAAATTTTTAAAAGAAAACGGCTTAAAGTTCAAAAATATCAAGACTTATTCAACACCGCGCAGATTGACGATTGTTGTAGAAGAATTAGCTGAAAAGCAAGTTGATATTGACGAAATTAAAAAGGGGCCAGCTAAGAAGATTGCTCAGGATGCTGACGGCAACTGGACTAAGGCAGCTCAAGGCTTTGCCCGCGGTCAAGGCATGACAACTGACGATATTTACTTTGAAGAACTCAAAGGTACCAAATATGCTTATGTTCATGTCAAGCAAGAAGGTAAACAAGCAAGTGATATTTTGCTGGGAATGAGCGACATTATTAAGTCAATGACGTTCCCAACTAAGATGCGCTGGGACTCTCATGACTTCGAATTTGTACGGCCAATTCACTGGCTCGTTTCATTATTCGGTAGTGACGTTATTCCCGTTAAAATTTTAGATATTACTGCTGGTCGTAAGACTGAAGGTCACCGTTTCTTAGGCGATTCTGTTGTTTTGGCTAGTGCAGATGATTATGAAGAAGCACTAAAGGATCAATTCGTAATTGTTGACGCTGACGAACGTAAAGAAATGATCGTTCAACAGATGAATGATTTGGTTGAAAAGAACGACTGGCAGATTAAACTGGATAAGAACTTACTTGAAGAAGTTACTAATTTGGTTGAATATCCAACGGTCTTTGCTGGTACTTTTGACGAAAAGTACTTAGAAATGCCTCAAGAAGTTTTAATTACTTCAATGAAGGATAACCAACGTTACTTTGAAGTTTACGACAAGCAAGGTCAATTGATTAACCACTTTATTGCTGTTCGTAATGGTAATAAAGACTACCTGGATAATGTTATTTCCGGTAACGAAAAGGTATTAGTTGCCCGGCTTGATGATGCTCAATTCTTCTATGATGAGGATCGCAAGTATCCGTTAAGTCATTTTGTTCAAAGATTAAACAATGTCTCCTTCCACGATAAGATTGGTTCGATGGCCGAAAAGACGCAACGGGTTCGAATTATTGGTGACTTTTTAGCTGAAAAATGGAACTTGGATAAGCAAACAGTAACTGACTTTGATCGTGCCAGTGAATTATACAAATTCGATTTGGTTACGCAAATGGTTGGTGAATTTGCGGAATTACAAGGAATAATGGGGATGCATTATGCTCGCCTTGCTGGCGAAAATGAAGATGTTGCTGTTGCTATTAAGGAACACTACATGCCATTATCAGCTGAAGGCCAACTGCCGCAAACAACTGTTGGTGCATTATTATCAGTTGCTGATAAGCTTGATACCATCATTACTTTCTTTGCTGCTGGTATGATTCCAACTTCATCTAATGATCCGTATGCTTTGCGGCGGTATGCTTATGGAATTGTCCGCATTTTGCTTAACCAAGAGTGGTCATTGCCATTTAACCAGGTCTTACCACAAATTGTCAGCTTGCTTGACGGTAAAACGGCTGCCAAAATGCCAAAATCAGAGAGTCAAGATGAAGAGATTGCTTCCTTCATTCGTGATCGGATTAACCAATACTTGCAAAAGAATAAGTTTAAGTACGATATTATTGATGCAGTTCTTGCTTCCAGTCAACAAGACCCAATTCAGATTTTAACTGCCGCAACAGTTCTGCAGTCACACCATGATGACGAGCAATTTAAGCCGGTTGTTGAAAGTTTGACAAGAATCAATAATATTCTGAAGAAAGCTAAGTTTAAGGGACAGATTGCGATTAATCCAGACTTATTTGACGATGCAACTGAAACTGAACTTTATGCTGGTGTTCAAAACTTACAAGAGTTGACTGATTTAACCGAACTCTATAATGGTTTCGTTAAATTACAACCGGTTATTGACCGTTACTTTGACACTAACATGATTATGGCTAAGGACGAAGCTGTTAAGAACAACCGACTAGCACAATTAAGTGCAGTTGGCGATTTGGCTGAGCGTTTAGGGGATTTAAGTAAATTAGTTATTAAATAA
- the dnaG gene encoding DNA primase gives MAGLIPEETIAKVRNNVNIVNVISQYVSLEKKGKDYIGLCPFHEEKTPSFTVNEEKQFFKCFGCGKGGNVFKFLMEKDNLTFPESVRKVADFAHIDIGETGQSSQTSNPLIKMHQDACDFYQRVLTSTNAGKRGLEYAQSRELDDEIIAHFKIGYAPKQNNLLLTYLRGHGYSNDELAASGLFVQTQDGELFDRFRDRLMFPLSNESDYVIGFSGRRLSTDKTEAKYINSPETPIFTKSKLLFHFAEAKKAAREEGHLVLYEGYMDVIAAYKAGIKSGIASMGTSLTDQQVYMLRRITKNIVINYDGDDPGVHAEERAAKMFDKAGGFNIGIVVLPEKLDPDEYVKKYGAAKYRDEIKGALTPTDFFLKRLAQKYNLANDREKIAYLNDAVKEIAELSNPVEQDLYLERIAQAQNVSKDSLKVNLLRQRRINNAAQRHKNSGGPVGPILEDDSTPIIEAEQTTKIDPIQTRLLYLFMHSEHARDFLLENNFLFPDEKYADLAELWLKFSEEHENPTINSFLDFIPDELQGIIVSTEMTDMPQDFSDRELEEQMAALEMRKINAQLKDLENQLQDAKRKTDTNEIIAITQKILQLKRIQGQRGAF, from the coding sequence ATGGCTGGTTTGATTCCAGAAGAAACAATTGCCAAGGTGCGCAATAATGTTAACATTGTCAATGTAATCAGCCAGTATGTCTCACTTGAAAAGAAAGGCAAAGACTATATTGGTCTTTGCCCTTTTCATGAAGAAAAAACGCCATCGTTTACCGTTAATGAAGAGAAGCAGTTTTTTAAATGTTTTGGCTGCGGCAAGGGTGGCAATGTCTTTAAGTTCTTGATGGAGAAGGATAATTTAACTTTTCCCGAAAGTGTGCGCAAGGTTGCTGATTTTGCCCATATTGATATTGGTGAAACAGGACAAAGCAGTCAAACTAGTAACCCACTAATTAAAATGCACCAAGATGCTTGCGACTTTTATCAGCGGGTGTTGACTTCAACTAACGCTGGTAAGCGGGGGCTAGAATATGCGCAATCGCGAGAACTTGACGATGAAATTATTGCTCACTTCAAGATTGGTTACGCGCCAAAGCAAAACAATTTATTGTTAACGTACCTAAGAGGACATGGTTATTCAAATGATGAGTTGGCCGCTAGTGGTTTGTTTGTACAAACCCAAGATGGTGAGCTCTTTGACCGTTTTCGTGATCGGTTGATGTTTCCGCTAAGTAACGAGAGTGATTACGTTATTGGCTTTTCCGGCAGACGTTTGTCGACGGATAAGACAGAAGCGAAATATATTAATAGTCCAGAGACGCCAATTTTCACCAAATCTAAGTTATTGTTTCACTTTGCGGAAGCTAAAAAAGCAGCTCGTGAAGAAGGTCATTTAGTCTTATATGAAGGCTACATGGATGTAATTGCGGCATACAAGGCGGGCATTAAGTCTGGCATTGCCTCAATGGGAACAAGTCTGACGGACCAGCAGGTCTATATGCTGCGGCGAATTACAAAAAATATTGTCATCAATTATGATGGGGATGATCCTGGTGTTCATGCCGAAGAGCGAGCTGCTAAAATGTTCGATAAGGCTGGCGGGTTTAATATTGGGATTGTCGTTTTACCAGAAAAATTGGATCCCGATGAATATGTTAAAAAATACGGTGCTGCTAAATATCGCGATGAAATTAAGGGTGCATTAACGCCGACTGACTTTTTCTTAAAACGCTTAGCACAAAAGTATAATTTGGCTAATGACCGCGAAAAAATCGCTTATCTTAACGATGCCGTCAAGGAAATTGCTGAACTGTCTAATCCTGTTGAGCAAGACCTATATTTGGAGCGGATTGCGCAGGCGCAGAATGTCTCTAAGGATTCACTTAAGGTCAACCTGCTAAGGCAGCGCCGGATTAATAATGCAGCCCAACGACATAAAAATAGTGGTGGTCCAGTTGGTCCTATTTTGGAGGATGACTCGACACCAATTATTGAAGCCGAACAAACTACCAAAATTGATCCGATTCAAACCAGATTATTGTATTTATTTATGCATTCAGAACATGCTCGTGATTTTTTACTTGAAAATAATTTTTTATTTCCAGATGAAAAATATGCAGATTTGGCTGAATTATGGTTAAAATTTAGTGAAGAACATGAAAATCCAACAATAAATAGTTTCTTAGATTTTATTCCTGACGAACTTCAAGGTATAATAGTAAGTACTGAAATGACAGATATGCCCCAGGATTTTTCTGACCGCGAGCTTGAAGAGCAGATGGCTGCACTTGAGATGCGTAAAATTAATGCCCAACTGAAAGATTTAGAAAATCAGTTGCAGGATGCCAAACGCAAAACAGACACAAATGAAATTATTGCCATTACTCAGAAAATTTTGCAGTTAAAGAGGATTCAGGGTCAAAGGGGGGCCTTTTAG
- the ybeY gene encoding rRNA maturation RNase YbeY, whose amino-acid sequence MTSIEITYNDEVGFLENADRDWQDWIAKLLLLAKKAIAKENNLAMSINFVDEERSHAINKQYREKDRPTDVISFAIEDGEDDLNLAAFTADPDFQEDIGDLFMCPSVIKRHSKEYGTGWDREFGYTLVHGFLHLNGYDHIELDEAKEMFGIQGKVLEEYGLPLYPDQLDEGRGK is encoded by the coding sequence ATGACGTCGATTGAAATTACCTATAATGATGAGGTTGGCTTTTTAGAAAATGCTGATCGTGATTGGCAGGATTGGATTGCGAAGTTGTTGTTACTTGCCAAAAAGGCAATTGCTAAAGAAAATAACTTGGCAATGAGTATCAATTTTGTTGATGAAGAACGTAGTCATGCAATTAACAAGCAATATCGTGAAAAAGATCGACCAACTGATGTTATTTCGTTTGCAATTGAAGATGGTGAAGATGATCTAAATCTTGCAGCTTTTACTGCAGATCCAGACTTTCAAGAAGATATCGGCGACTTGTTTATGTGTCCGAGCGTGATTAAACGTCACAGTAAGGAATACGGAACGGGCTGGGACCGTGAATTTGGTTATACCTTAGTTCACGGCTTTTTGCATCTTAATGGTTACGACCATATTGAGCTTGATGAAGCAAAAGAAATGTTTGGTATCCAAGGCAAAGTACTTGAAGAATACGGCTTACCACTGTATCCTGACCAATTAGATGAAGGCAGAGGAAAATAA
- a CDS encoding class I SAM-dependent methyltransferase codes for MNLRLNTLAQMVDRGARVADIGTDHAYLPIALVQSGKIDYAIASDIAQGPLDNARDDIAQAGLEKQIDVRLGAGLVTITHEDKIDTVVIAGMGGKLMVEILTAAWQNDFQFKTLVLEPNVGEPGVRKWLVDHNYQVVAEDLIEEAGHTYELIKAIQVETPVKLSKAEIFFGPLILQTKNPVFYQKWQGQLAYHQKLLVNLNKAKNKDTEHIKQIEQEITMIEEELNDQS; via the coding sequence ATGAATTTACGGTTAAATACTTTAGCGCAAATGGTCGATCGGGGAGCGCGGGTAGCTGACATTGGCACCGACCACGCGTACTTGCCGATTGCATTAGTCCAATCTGGCAAAATTGATTACGCAATTGCTAGTGATATTGCTCAAGGGCCACTGGATAATGCTCGAGATGACATTGCTCAGGCTGGCCTTGAAAAGCAAATTGACGTCCGTTTGGGCGCTGGTCTAGTGACTATTACGCATGAAGATAAGATTGATACAGTTGTAATTGCAGGCATGGGCGGCAAGTTAATGGTAGAGATTTTGACTGCTGCTTGGCAGAATGACTTTCAATTTAAAACGCTGGTGCTTGAGCCTAATGTTGGTGAGCCTGGCGTGCGTAAGTGGCTCGTAGACCATAATTATCAAGTTGTGGCAGAAGACTTGATTGAAGAAGCTGGTCATACTTATGAACTCATTAAGGCCATTCAGGTAGAAACACCAGTTAAGTTGAGCAAGGCGGAAATTTTCTTCGGCCCCTTAATTTTACAAACCAAGAACCCTGTTTTTTACCAAAAATGGCAGGGGCAACTTGCTTATCATCAAAAGCTATTAGTCAATTTAAACAAGGCAAAAAACAAGGATACAGAGCATATTAAACAAATTGAACAAGAAATTACAATGATTGAGGAGGAACTAAATGACCAAAGTTAA